One stretch of Streptomyces sp. MMBL 11-1 DNA includes these proteins:
- a CDS encoding peptidoglycan-binding protein → MPLRTAARIRARACAVAALTATALLATGQPANAAPRADTPAPMNRALAEAAHAYGVPRDLLAAVGYGESRFDGHGGTPSQANGYGVMHLASNPANRSLEKASELTGESAARLRRDTTANILGGAAVLRDHADALGLDAAERRDVNSWYPAVARYSAAEGPAAALYADAVFTFLAEGVSATAPGGEEVLVPSRPVSPDKGAVSASDVYAQSADYPSARWVPAYSGNFVVGRKAAIDKVVIHTTQGSYAGSISWYQNPASKVSAHYTIRSSDGEVTQSVLEKDTAWHAGGTNSSSVGIEHEGYVDNPAWYTEAMYRSSAALTKHLAARYGIPKNRSHIIGHSEAPGADHTDPGPNWDWNHYMELIDGDPGSGGDGLTFPTYTTQQSGSTGPQVKAVQTLLNAQGYEAGAADGSFGPMTEAAVQTFQRARSLAADGTVGPRTWTALLSAGTTPALARGSSGDAVKRLQRSLTAALGTTVSVDGSFGPATETAVRSYQTGRKLAVDGKVGPATWGALQSGK, encoded by the coding sequence ATGCCCCTCCGCACCGCCGCCCGAATCCGGGCCCGCGCCTGTGCCGTGGCGGCCCTCACCGCCACGGCCCTCCTCGCCACCGGGCAACCGGCGAACGCCGCGCCGCGAGCGGACACGCCCGCCCCGATGAACCGCGCGCTCGCCGAAGCGGCACACGCGTACGGGGTACCGCGCGATCTGCTGGCCGCCGTCGGCTACGGCGAGAGCCGTTTCGACGGCCACGGCGGCACGCCCAGCCAGGCGAACGGCTACGGCGTGATGCATCTGGCGAGCAACCCGGCCAACCGCTCCCTGGAGAAGGCCTCCGAGCTGACCGGCGAGAGCGCGGCCCGGCTGCGCCGGGACACGACGGCCAACATCCTCGGCGGCGCGGCCGTCCTGCGCGACCACGCGGACGCGCTGGGCCTGGACGCCGCCGAGCGCCGGGACGTGAACTCCTGGTACCCGGCGGTGGCGCGCTACAGCGCCGCCGAGGGACCGGCCGCCGCGCTCTACGCGGACGCGGTCTTCACGTTCCTCGCCGAGGGCGTGTCCGCCACGGCGCCCGGCGGCGAGGAGGTGCTCGTGCCCTCCCGGCCGGTCTCCCCGGACAAGGGCGCGGTGTCGGCGTCCGACGTCTACGCGCAGAGCGCGGACTACCCCTCGGCGCGCTGGGTGCCCGCGTACTCCGGGAACTTCGTCGTCGGCCGCAAGGCCGCCATCGACAAGGTGGTCATCCACACCACCCAGGGGTCGTACGCCGGTTCCATCAGCTGGTACCAGAACCCCGCCTCGAAGGTCAGCGCGCACTACACGATCCGCTCCTCGGACGGTGAGGTCACCCAGTCGGTCCTGGAGAAGGACACCGCCTGGCACGCCGGCGGCACCAACTCCTCGTCCGTCGGGATCGAGCACGAGGGCTACGTCGACAACCCGGCCTGGTACACGGAGGCGATGTACCGGTCCTCCGCCGCCCTCACCAAGCACCTCGCGGCGCGGTACGGCATCCCGAAGAACCGGTCGCACATCATCGGCCACAGCGAGGCGCCCGGCGCCGACCACACGGACCCCGGCCCCAACTGGGACTGGAACCACTACATGGAGCTGATCGACGGCGACCCGGGCAGCGGCGGCGACGGCCTGACCTTCCCCACGTACACGACCCAGCAGTCCGGCTCCACCGGCCCGCAGGTCAAGGCCGTCCAGACGCTGCTCAACGCACAGGGTTACGAGGCGGGCGCGGCGGACGGCAGCTTCGGGCCCATGACCGAGGCAGCGGTGCAGACGTTCCAGCGGGCCCGCTCGCTCGCGGCGGACGGGACGGTCGGCCCCAGGACCTGGACGGCCCTGCTGTCGGCCGGCACGACCCCGGCGTTGGCGCGGGGCAGTTCGGGCGACGCGGTGAAGCGGCTCCAGCGGTCCCTGACGGCGGCGCTCGGGACCACCGTCTCCGTGGACGGCAGCTTCGGCCCGGCCACGGAGACGGCGGTACGCAGCTATCAGACCGGCCGGAAGCTCGCGGTCGACGGCAAGGTGGGCCCGGCCACGTGGGGGGCCTTGCAGAGCGGGAAGTGA
- a CDS encoding nitroreductase family protein, whose protein sequence is MTMETVQADPSAPGGPALFATMSTMRAMRRLKPDAVPDEMVEQLIQAAVWGPSGGNMQCYEYVVVTDRQVMARLAPLWKRCVDAYLATTGKYAPQGMDEAAYGRMVAAIEHQRDHFADTPVLIVPCYRFPEPRLDEEGLAASARALGPAGTEHMMNTQTRFQALAEGSCVYPGVQNLLLAARGLGLAANITIWHLMLEQEWKRELGIPEEMATFAAVPVGWPAGNFGPVRRRPVADVIHRDRW, encoded by the coding sequence ATGACCATGGAAACAGTTCAGGCCGACCCGTCCGCACCCGGGGGCCCCGCTCTCTTCGCCACCATGTCCACCATGCGCGCCATGCGTCGCCTCAAGCCGGACGCGGTGCCGGACGAGATGGTCGAGCAGCTGATACAGGCCGCCGTCTGGGGTCCCAGCGGCGGCAACATGCAGTGCTACGAGTACGTGGTGGTGACCGACCGCCAGGTGATGGCACGGCTCGCCCCGCTGTGGAAGCGGTGCGTCGACGCGTATCTGGCGACGACCGGGAAGTACGCCCCGCAGGGCATGGACGAGGCGGCGTACGGCCGGATGGTCGCGGCGATCGAGCATCAGCGCGACCACTTCGCCGACACCCCGGTGCTGATCGTGCCGTGCTACCGGTTCCCCGAGCCGCGCCTGGACGAGGAGGGCCTGGCCGCGTCGGCGCGGGCGCTCGGCCCGGCGGGCACGGAGCACATGATGAACACGCAGACACGTTTCCAGGCGCTGGCCGAGGGCTCCTGCGTCTATCCGGGGGTGCAGAACCTGCTGCTCGCGGCCCGGGGTCTGGGGCTCGCGGCGAACATCACCATCTGGCACCTGATGCTGGAGCAGGAGTGGAAGCGGGAGCTGGGTATCCCGGAGGAGATGGCGACGTTCGCCGCCGTGCCGGTGGGGTGGCCCGCGGGCAACTTCGGTCCGGTCCGGCGGCGGCCGGTGGCGGACGTCATCCACCGCGACCGCTGGTAG
- a CDS encoding nitroreductase family deazaflavin-dependent oxidoreductase: MTAEQDGNAEVASSPADWVARQAELYESSGGTEGTTQLGVPCLLMDYVGRRSGTVRRTVLMYGRDGEDYLIVASNGGSDRPPLWYLNLQANPEVELRVETERFGAVAATLPPEEKARVWPGLVELFPRYGEYQAGTERDIPVVRLTRR, from the coding sequence ATGACGGCCGAGCAGGACGGCAACGCGGAGGTCGCGTCGAGCCCCGCCGACTGGGTCGCCCGGCAGGCCGAGCTGTACGAGTCCTCCGGCGGCACGGAGGGCACCACTCAGCTGGGCGTGCCCTGCCTGCTGATGGACTACGTCGGCCGGCGCAGCGGGACGGTGCGGCGCACGGTGCTGATGTACGGGCGGGACGGCGAGGACTATCTGATCGTGGCGTCCAACGGCGGCTCGGACCGTCCGCCGCTGTGGTACCTGAACCTCCAGGCCAATCCGGAGGTCGAACTCCGGGTGGAGACCGAACGGTTCGGGGCCGTCGCGGCGACGCTCCCGCCCGAGGAGAAGGCGCGGGTCTGGCCGGGGCTGGTGGAGCTGTTCCCGCGCTATGGGGAGTACCAGGCGGGCACCGAGCGGGACATCCCGGTCGTGCGGCTGACGCGGCGCTGA
- a CDS encoding acyl carrier protein, whose translation MSTSEEISTLLVTKFGTDPGAIRPDVPLHRLRLDSLALEELRLLIEDRLDVDLEDVALTSRDTVGRLVEAVHGKVSA comes from the coding sequence ATGAGCACTTCGGAAGAGATCAGCACGCTGCTGGTGACGAAGTTCGGAACCGATCCCGGGGCCATCCGCCCCGATGTTCCCCTGCACCGGCTGCGGCTGGACTCCCTCGCGCTGGAGGAGCTGCGGCTGCTCATCGAGGACCGGCTGGACGTGGACCTGGAGGACGTCGCGCTCACTTCGCGCGACACCGTCGGCCGCCTCGTCGAGGCCGTCCACGGGAAGGTCTCCGCGTGA
- a CDS encoding beta-ketoacyl-[acyl-carrier-protein] synthase family protein, protein MSAATGRPYRRTPLAPFAAAVTGVGLVTAAGTGADAAWHGVTEGLVPSAGPRPELDGLPCDFFYSVTDCDPGAVLGVAAQRLMDRFAQLAVVAAREAVADAGLDPALWDGGRVGVVIGSAHGGLPFYDEQHAALAGRGPRRVSPKLAPLSVVNGAASSVSLDLGVHGPSQAVSTACSSGTVAIGTAHQMLRSGACDIVIAGGAESTCTRLLIASACSLKAVSTRREDPASACRPFDTHRDGFVVGEGAGLIVLEHPDHARARGAAVRAHVRGYGASSDAHSAVAPDPEGLGIERALRTALADAGLSPAEVGHVNAHGTSTLSNDLIEATMLHRVLGESPLVTSTKAMTGHTLGAAGGIETALTVLALQRQLVPPTVNLDAPDPQIPIDVVTKETRGASFDCAVKTSLGFGGHNAALVLTRA, encoded by the coding sequence GTGAGCGCGGCCACCGGCCGGCCCTACCGGCGAACGCCGCTCGCCCCGTTCGCCGCCGCCGTGACCGGCGTCGGCCTGGTCACCGCGGCCGGCACGGGTGCGGACGCCGCCTGGCACGGCGTCACGGAGGGCCTCGTGCCGTCCGCCGGCCCCCGGCCCGAACTGGACGGCCTGCCCTGCGACTTCTTCTACTCCGTCACCGACTGTGACCCGGGAGCGGTCCTCGGGGTGGCCGCCCAACGGCTGATGGACCGGTTCGCCCAGCTCGCCGTCGTCGCCGCCCGCGAGGCCGTCGCCGACGCCGGTCTCGACCCGGCCCTCTGGGACGGCGGCCGCGTCGGTGTCGTCATCGGCTCCGCCCACGGCGGGCTGCCCTTCTACGACGAGCAGCACGCCGCGCTCGCCGGGCGCGGACCCCGCCGGGTCTCCCCGAAGCTCGCACCGCTCAGCGTCGTCAACGGAGCGGCCAGCAGCGTCAGCCTCGACCTCGGCGTCCACGGCCCCAGCCAGGCCGTCTCCACCGCCTGCTCCTCCGGCACCGTCGCCATCGGCACCGCCCACCAGATGCTCCGCTCCGGGGCCTGCGACATCGTCATCGCGGGCGGCGCGGAATCCACCTGCACCCGCCTCCTGATCGCCAGTGCCTGCAGCCTCAAGGCCGTCTCCACCCGCCGCGAGGACCCGGCGAGTGCCTGCCGCCCGTTCGACACCCACCGCGACGGCTTCGTCGTCGGCGAGGGCGCCGGGCTCATCGTCCTGGAGCACCCGGACCACGCCCGGGCCCGGGGCGCCGCCGTCCGCGCCCATGTGCGCGGCTACGGGGCCTCCAGCGACGCCCACTCCGCCGTCGCCCCCGACCCCGAGGGCCTCGGCATCGAACGCGCTCTGCGCACCGCGCTCGCCGACGCGGGCCTCTCCCCGGCCGAGGTCGGGCACGTCAACGCGCACGGCACCTCGACGCTCTCCAACGACCTGATCGAGGCGACGATGCTGCACCGGGTCCTCGGCGAGAGCCCGCTGGTGACCTCCACCAAGGCGATGACCGGCCACACCCTCGGCGCGGCGGGCGGCATCGAGACCGCGCTCACCGTGCTCGCCCTCCAGCGGCAACTGGTGCCGCCCACTGTCAATCTGGACGCCCCCGACCCACAGATCCCGATCGACGTGGTGACCAAGGAGACCCGCGGCGCCTCCTTCGACTGCGCCGTCAAGACCTCGCTCGGCTTCGGCGGCCACAACGCGGCACTCGTCCTCACCAGGGCCTGA
- a CDS encoding alpha/beta fold hydrolase, with translation MPEEIIRTLAVDGVRYSYRVLPGAHPGEPPATEPALILGGALQGMFGWPQMDDHLGPATDVVTADLPGMGSADPLPPGPSADLLRRAVLGIADDLGAPRLNVFGFSYGTAIAFGFARRHRERVARLALGGVPVHIDAAQVASWERARRQLAAGDREGFAATAADALMCLDPERHVHRRELARRYVRRSFLHALTHSPHAADSLYRALADRPDYSGGLSGVPALVFAGEHDTVTPPARQREFATTIEGSRFLTIGESDHWVVLERADEVASLVSRFFTGRDPVADGAAAVTLPRQAGAPAGRT, from the coding sequence ATGCCCGAGGAGATCATCCGGACCCTGGCGGTCGACGGAGTGCGCTACAGCTACCGCGTCCTGCCGGGCGCCCACCCCGGCGAGCCCCCGGCCACCGAACCGGCGCTCATTCTCGGCGGCGCGCTCCAGGGCATGTTCGGCTGGCCCCAGATGGACGACCACCTGGGCCCGGCGACCGACGTGGTCACCGCCGACCTGCCCGGCATGGGCAGCGCCGACCCGCTCCCGCCCGGCCCCAGCGCCGATCTGCTGCGCCGGGCCGTGCTCGGCATCGCCGACGACCTCGGCGCGCCCCGGCTGAACGTCTTCGGCTTCTCCTACGGCACCGCCATCGCCTTCGGCTTCGCCCGCCGCCATCGGGAGCGGGTGGCACGCCTGGCGCTCGGCGGCGTCCCGGTGCACATCGACGCGGCCCAGGTCGCCTCCTGGGAGCGGGCGCGGCGGCAGCTGGCCGCCGGGGACCGCGAGGGGTTCGCCGCGACGGCCGCCGACGCGCTGATGTGTCTCGATCCCGAACGGCACGTACACCGCAGGGAGCTGGCCCGCCGCTATGTCCGTCGCTCCTTCCTGCACGCGCTCACCCACTCCCCGCACGCGGCGGACTCGCTGTACCGGGCGCTGGCCGACCGGCCCGACTACTCCGGCGGTCTCAGCGGCGTGCCGGCGCTGGTCTTCGCCGGGGAGCACGACACGGTGACGCCGCCCGCGCGGCAGCGGGAGTTCGCCACGACGATCGAGGGCAGCCGCTTCCTGACGATCGGGGAGTCCGACCACTGGGTGGTCCTGGAGCGGGCGGACGAAGTGGCCTCGCTGGTCTCCCGGTTCTTCACCGGCCGCGATCCCGTGGCCGACGGGGCCGCCGCCGTCACCCTGCCGCGCCAGGCGGGCGCCCCGGCTGGGCGGACCTGA